Proteins from a genomic interval of Methanoplanus endosymbiosus:
- a CDS encoding CheR family methyltransferase, protein MKKLVMLIPDILNSKGNVRIWSAGCSNGAEPFTLAILISELFGDNYPDSVDILATDIDPDNNFEDFFRYGIYDKDRLNRIPEDVCRKYFHGNEDNSGNVVLNDSIIERVEFMRHDLLSGNLPGGFFDIIICKNVLLHFNESEQSEIVSLIYNSMNDNGLFVTEQTHRLPDEWDDHFVRIFPDARIYRKFSEI, encoded by the coding sequence ATGAAAAAACTGGTTATGCTCATACCGGATATTCTGAATTCCAAAGGGAATGTCAGAATCTGGAGTGCCGGATGCTCAAACGGTGCGGAACCCTTTACACTCGCAATTTTAATATCAGAACTATTCGGAGATAACTATCCGGACTCAGTTGATATTTTAGCCACTGATATTGACCCGGACAATAATTTTGAGGATTTTTTCAGATACGGAATTTATGATAAGGATCGCCTGAATAGAATTCCGGAGGATGTCTGCCGGAAATACTTCCACGGAAATGAAGATAATTCCGGAAATGTTGTTCTCAATGACTCCATTATTGAAAGGGTTGAGTTTATGAGGCATGATCTCCTCTCCGGAAATTTGCCAGGAGGGTTTTTTGATATAATCATCTGCAAGAATGTCCTGCTGCATTTTAATGAGTCTGAACAGTCAGAGATTGTCAGCCTCATTTATAATTCCATGAATGATAACGGTCTCTTTGTAACCGAACAGACACACAGGCTGCCGGATGAATGGGATGATCATTTTGTGAGGATTTTTCCGGATGCCAGAATATACAGAAAATTTTCTGAAATCTGA